A section of the Bacteroidota bacterium genome encodes:
- the sucD gene encoding succinate--CoA ligase subunit alpha, producing the protein MSILVNKDSRVVIQGFTGKEGTFHGLQMIEYGTNVVGGVTPGKGGEFHLGRPVFNTVIDAVKHEGANVSVIFVPPPFAADTIMEAADAGIKLIVCITEGIPTKDMVFVKDFMCGSSSRLVGPNCPGVITPGEAKVGIMPGYIHMKGKIGIVSRSGTLTYEAVDQLTKIGLGQSTSIGIGGDPIIGTTILDVMRLFNADAETEGIVMIGEIGGNMEAEAAYWYKEHGTKPVVGFIAGATAPKGRRMGHAGAIIGGKNDTAQAKKEILRECGIHVVDSPAEIGKRMAEVVK; encoded by the coding sequence ATGAGCATATTAGTGAATAAGGACTCGCGTGTTGTGATCCAGGGTTTCACAGGGAAAGAAGGCACGTTTCATGGTTTGCAGATGATTGAATATGGAACCAATGTCGTCGGTGGTGTGACACCTGGCAAGGGCGGGGAATTTCACCTTGGCAGGCCTGTTTTCAATACGGTAATTGATGCGGTGAAGCATGAGGGAGCCAATGTGTCGGTTATTTTCGTGCCGCCGCCTTTTGCAGCCGACACGATCATGGAAGCTGCCGATGCCGGCATTAAGCTTATTGTTTGCATCACTGAGGGTATCCCGACAAAAGATATGGTTTTTGTGAAGGATTTCATGTGTGGCAGCAGCAGCCGATTGGTAGGTCCAAATTGCCCCGGCGTCATCACACCCGGCGAAGCCAAGGTCGGCATCATGCCCGGATATATCCATATGAAAGGTAAAATCGGCATTGTGTCACGTTCGGGCACGCTCACCTACGAAGCTGTCGACCAGCTCACCAAGATCGGACTGGGACAGTCGACCAGTATCGGCATTGGAGGCGATCCCATCATCGGCACGACGATACTTGACGTGATGCGGTTGTTTAATGCTGATGCTGAAACGGAGGGCATTGTCATGATCGGTGAGATCGGGGGCAATATGGAGGCCGAAGCAGCCTATTGGTATAAGGAGCATGGCACAAAGCCTGTTGTTGGATTCATTGCCGGTGCCACGGCGCCAAAAGGCCGCCGCATGGGGCACGCCGGCGCTATAATCGGCGGAAAAAACGATACTGCACAAGCGAAAAAAGAGATACTGCGTGAGTGTGGGATTCATGTTGTTGATTCTCCGGCGGAGATAGGGAAGAGGATGGCGGAAGTGGTAAAGTAA
- the mnmE gene encoding tRNA uridine-5-carboxymethylaminomethyl(34) synthesis GTPase MnmE, protein MIYPFLNPDDTICAISTPPGSGAIAVVRLSGPKALEICGDIFKPVKAKSTLSNARSHSIHLGTITSSDGLLDEVLVSVFKAPHSYTGENVVEISCHGSMYIQRKLIELLIDRGCRQAQPGEFTLRAFLNGRFDLSQAEAVADLIAADARTSHDLALNQMRGGFSQKIKELRQQLVDFTSLLELELDFSEEDVEFADRTQLMHLLTSLKKELDRLITSFSLGNVIKQGIPVAIIGKPNVGKSTLLNAILNEERAIVSEIPGTTRDYIEDTIVIDGISFRFIDTAGLRHARDELETIGIERTYEKISQAEIILYVCDVSECTMDDTKEVIGEFREMHKDTSKRWILIGNKIDKLVEIPRAFLELLDLETIFVSAKRKENINLILESLVRSVNAQSLSDTSLVSNTRHYEALVRSQEAVAAVEKGFHENVPTDLIAIDIKQALYHLGEITGEITNEEILGNIFSRFCVGK, encoded by the coding sequence ATGATATATCCGTTTCTCAACCCTGATGACACTATCTGTGCCATTTCCACTCCTCCGGGAAGTGGTGCCATTGCTGTCGTCAGGCTTTCCGGACCAAAAGCATTAGAAATATGTGGGGATATTTTTAAGCCGGTAAAGGCAAAATCTACACTGTCAAATGCCAGGTCGCATAGCATTCATCTCGGCACCATCACATCTTCCGACGGACTTCTCGATGAGGTGCTGGTGAGCGTGTTTAAGGCTCCACATTCCTATACAGGTGAAAATGTTGTAGAGATATCCTGTCATGGTTCGATGTACATACAGCGTAAGCTCATAGAGCTGTTGATTGACAGGGGCTGCCGCCAGGCGCAGCCGGGTGAATTCACACTGCGGGCCTTCCTCAATGGCCGTTTCGACTTATCACAGGCCGAAGCGGTGGCCGACCTGATAGCCGCCGATGCCAGAACCTCGCATGACCTGGCGCTGAACCAAATGCGCGGCGGCTTCTCACAAAAAATAAAAGAACTCCGGCAACAGCTCGTCGACTTCACCTCCCTGCTGGAACTTGAGCTCGACTTCAGCGAAGAAGATGTGGAGTTCGCCGACAGGACACAACTCATGCATCTTCTCACCTCCCTGAAAAAAGAACTCGACAGGCTTATCACCTCTTTCTCGCTGGGTAATGTCATCAAGCAGGGCATTCCTGTGGCCATCATCGGCAAGCCCAACGTTGGCAAGTCGACCCTCCTCAATGCCATACTGAATGAAGAACGTGCCATCGTCTCCGAAATACCGGGCACTACACGCGATTACATTGAAGATACCATTGTCATTGACGGCATCTCCTTCCGATTCATTGATACGGCCGGCCTCCGCCATGCCAGAGACGAGCTCGAAACCATCGGCATCGAGCGTACCTATGAAAAGATAAGCCAGGCCGAAATCATCCTATACGTGTGCGACGTGAGCGAATGCACTATGGATGACACAAAAGAGGTGATCGGCGAGTTCCGCGAAATGCATAAAGACACCAGCAAACGGTGGATTCTTATCGGCAACAAAATCGATAAGCTGGTCGAAATCCCGCGGGCATTCCTTGAATTACTCGACCTGGAGACCATTTTTGTCTCGGCCAAACGCAAAGAGAATATTAATCTCATATTAGAGAGCCTGGTACGGAGTGTCAATGCACAATCCTTATCCGACACATCGCTTGTAAGCAACACGCGGCATTATGAGGCGCTGGTGCGGTCACAGGAAGCGGTGGCCGCCGTTGAAAAAGGTTTTCATGAAAACGTACCGACCGACCTTATCGCCATCGACATCAAACAGGCGCTATATCACCTTGGCGAGATCACAGGCGAGATCACCAATGAGGAAATACTGGGAAATATCTTTAGCCGGTTTTGTGTGGGAAAATAA